CCAGGAACATAACGGGGCAGGTATTCATAATAGACTCGGGAACCCTAATACTACCCGCGGCCAGGCACTTATCAAGGCTCAGCCAGCTCTCCCAGGGCTAGTGCCCTATATAGGTGTATGTAATTACATTAAAACAAGCCTTAATTAAGGGCGTAACACCCAACGCACAATGAGTAGGAGGGTTGGCATCATTGGGGTTGGCCAGTCAGTCTTTGGTGTTCGTAATGACGCCACCATACAGGAGTTGGCGTGGGAGGCGATTAAGGAGGCCATGGAGGACGCAGGGATCACGCAAAGGGACATTGAGATATCCATAGTGGGTAGCGCGGGGACAAGAACCTATGAACTATACCCAGCGGTCCCCGTTAACGAGTACTCCGGGCTGGCGGGCAAGGGGCCCATGAGGGTTGAGGCGGCGTGCGCCACGGGGAGCGCTGCCTTGGCGGTGGCCTACAACATGGTTGCCTCGGGCTTCGTGGACATAGCCCTAGCCGTTGGCGTGGAGAAAATGAATGAGGTTGACACTGCAACATCACTGGCCGTGGGTGGGCGTGGCGGTAGCTACCTATGGGAGTTCCACTTCTACGGAACCACATTCCCAGCATACTACGCGCTCTACGCAACGGCGCACATGGCCAGGTTCGGAACCACGGAGGAACAACTGGCCCTGGTCAGGGTGAAGAACCAGAAGTACGCCGCCAGGAACCCCAAGGCCCAGTTTCAATTTGAGGTGACGGTGGACGAGGTCCTCAAGTCCAGGATGGTGGCCTATCCACTAAAGCTTTACGACTGCTCAGCAATAACTGATGGCGCCGCAGCAGCCATAGTGGCCAGTGAGGACGTCATCAGGAAACTACACATAGACACCCCAGTGTGGATAGAGGCCATCGGCTACGCCTCGGACACGGCAAACATAACCAGGCGCGAGGACTACGTAAGCCTAAGAGCCACTAGGATGGCAGCGGAGATGGCATATAAAAGGGCACACATTGAGCCCAGGGACGTGGAGGTCGCCGAGGTACATGACTGCTTCACAATAGCCGAGGTAATGGCCTACGAGGACCTGGGCTTCACACCCAAGGGAACCGGTGGGAAATTCATCGAGGAGGGTCAAAGTGACATTGGGGGCAGGGTCGCCGTTAACCTAAGCGGCGGATTACTGGGTAAGGGACACCCGCTGGGTGCCACGGGGCTGGCCATGATTTACGAGTTGGTGAAGCAGTTGCGTGAGGAGCGCGAGAGGGGTAGGCAGGCACCGCTGAGGAAGTACGTGGCACTGGCCCATAACATTGGCGGGACAGGGCACTATGGCTATGTAACAATACTCAGGAGGTGATGGGATGGCCGAGAAAAAAACCACTAGGAAGACCGTTAAGGTTGAGGGACCAACAATAGACTCCATACCCCTAGTGTATAGGCACAGGATACCCATAGGGAAAACAATCACCTACTGGGAGGGGCTAAGGAACGGCAGGGTATACGCCACAAGGTGCAAAGGCTGCGGCTCGGTCTTCTACCCACCACAAACAGACTGCCCATACTGCGGGTCAAACGACGTTGAGTGGTTCGAACTCCCCGGGGAGGGGGTAATAGAGACCTTCACAAGGGTTTACTCAAAGCCGCAGGGATATGAGGATTTTGAGCCATACATAATAACAATAGTCAACGTGGGCAATGGTGTCAAGGTCATGGGGTGGCTAATGGGTGTTAAGGACGAGAGATGCGTCAAGGTAGGTGATGAGGTGATTATTGAAACCACGTACATTGAGAAACACAACAAGTACATAATAACCTTCAGGCTAAAGGATAAGAAATGCTAACCCAAACGCCTCACTGCCTCCGTGACTGAGACAATTGAGACAATAGAGAAGCCTGAATACTAAGCATGACATTCTGAAGATCCATGAGAATCTTATTCATATCAACAAGGGTCTTCTGAATATCACCAAGCACATTATACACACCATCAATCCTCTTATTAGTCTCATCAATCCTCTTGTTCAACTCCTCAAACCTCCTACTTACCTGGTCACTCAAGGCATCAATCCTCTTATTCGTTTCATCAATCCTCCTGCTCAATTCCTCAAATCTCCTATTCATCTGCTCACTTAATGAATCAATTCTCTTATTGGTCTCATCAATCCTCCTATTCACCTGGTCATTAAATGCATCCATCCTCCTATTTTGCTCCCTCACCGTAGACAACACCAAAACCACCAAATCCTCAGTCCTAAGCTTCTCACCCCTCTCCAACTTCTTCAAAACAGCCTCAAGCGACCTATCAATAACAGCACCCAACAAAGATTCCACACACAGGGCAATAATCAACACCTATAAAAAACTAACCACAGGAATCAACAACCATACGGCGTGCCTGCGGACCCACAAAGGCCAGGGGGAGGGATCATAAAACTCAGAGGAGTCCAGGGCACTGAGGATTTCATAAGAAGGATTGGAGGTGCTGATTCAGGGATTGATGTGAGGGTCATGGATCTGGAGAGGTTAATTGCACCATTGAGACCATACTTAACCCAGGTACCCAATGAGGGTGCCTAAGGGGTTAGGGGGTGAGTTCCTTTTTGAAGGTTTCATTGAATATTTGGTAGGCTTCGTCATTATATAGGCATATTATTATTCTTTTTATGCTTTTGAGGTTATTGGCCTCGTCCCTGATCGCCCTCGCCATTATTTTAGCGGCCTCATCATATGGGCATCCAAAGATCCCCGTGGAGATTGCAGGGAAGGCTATGCTGGTTAGCCTTAATTCCTCGGCCTTCCTAAGCGAGTTTATCACCGCATCCCTGAGCTTCTCAATGGGCTCAACACCGCATCTAGGCCCCACGGCATGGATTATGTACTTAGCCTTTAAACGCCCAGCCCTGGTCACGGCCACACCACCCACGGGGACTGGCCCGTACTTCCTAACCCACTCCCTGGACTCCTCCTGTATCTCCCAACCACCCTTCCTCACTATGGCACCCGCCACACCCCCTCCGTGCTCTAGGTAGGAGTTGGCTGCGTTTACTATTGCGTCTGCCTCTATCTCCGTTATGTCGCCCTTCACTATCTCTATCTCAATGCCGTTGGGTAGTTTGAGGGGCATGTGGTTCTGGGTTGTTAGGGTTTTAAATGGGTTATGCCGTGATTTTGGGCGCCAACCCTCATTAATGCTAGTTGGGTGTTTCCTGCGTCATTGTCCTTAGGCAGTTGGGTAGCTTGAGTATTTCCAGCTCCGTCTCTATGGCCTCCAGCACCTCATCATCAACCCTATACCTAATACTCCTGAAGTACTCCCTGATCAACTCCCTGGAAACCCCAAGCCTACTGCCTGTGTAGTTAATGACCTCCTCCGGATCCTCCTCAAACCTCCTCAGTGACTTTTCTATTTCGTTGATTACGTAGTTTATGAAGCCCGTGTGCGTGCCCACCCTGGCCACCATGACCGCGTACACCAGGGGTTTACCAGTCACCCTGGACCATAACTCACCCACGTCGACGATGTATGGTACACCCCTATCCACCAGTCTCAGTGCTTCGTCCCCAATAACCAGCACTCCCTCGTACCTCCTAAGCGCCTCCTCTCCTCCACGTTATTCGTGATTTCAAGCCTCACATTCATCAGTGCCGTTAGTGCCATGGCGTTCACTGTCGTGTCAGTGACGGCTGCGTAGCCCCTCCCCGCGCCTTTGAATAGTCTCGCGGATATTACGGGCCCATTACTGTAAATCGCGAATTTGGGTACTAGCCTGAGCACGTCACAGTGCCTCGCTGCGTGTGTTATGGGTACGAAGCCCACCTGGGCCCTCCCCTCGAGTATGTACTTTATGGATTCGTTATTGCCCGCCCACAGTGGGTTGAAGCTTACGTAGTGGAAGAGTGGGTCTGAGTGGGCGTACCTAAGCCTGACCACGCTCATGAGGCCTCGCCCAGTATGTTTACCTCACCTAGTATGTTGTGGAATGTGTCCCTGAGGAGTAGTTTTCTGCCCACCTTGTGGGTAAACTACAGAGGAAG
This is a stretch of genomic DNA from Vulcanisaeta thermophila. It encodes these proteins:
- a CDS encoding ADP-ribose-binding protein, with amino-acid sequence MPLKLPNGIEIEIVKGDITEIEADAIVNAANSYLEHGGGVAGAIVRKGGWEIQEESREWVRKYGPVPVGGVAVTRAGRLKAKYIIHAVGPRCGVEPIEKLRDAVINSLRKAEELRLTSIAFPAISTGIFGCPYDEAAKIMARAIRDEANNLKSIKRIIICLYNDEAYQIFNETFKKELTP
- a CDS encoding Zn-ribbon domain-containing OB-fold protein, giving the protein MAEKKTTRKTVKVEGPTIDSIPLVYRHRIPIGKTITYWEGLRNGRVYATRCKGCGSVFYPPQTDCPYCGSNDVEWFELPGEGVIETFTRVYSKPQGYEDFEPYIITIVNVGNGVKVMGWLMGVKDERCVKVGDEVIIETTYIEKHNKYIITFRLKDKKC
- a CDS encoding thiolase domain-containing protein codes for the protein MSRRVGIIGVGQSVFGVRNDATIQELAWEAIKEAMEDAGITQRDIEISIVGSAGTRTYELYPAVPVNEYSGLAGKGPMRVEAACATGSAALAVAYNMVASGFVDIALAVGVEKMNEVDTATSLAVGGRGGSYLWEFHFYGTTFPAYYALYATAHMARFGTTEEQLALVRVKNQKYAARNPKAQFQFEVTVDEVLKSRMVAYPLKLYDCSAITDGAAAAIVASEDVIRKLHIDTPVWIEAIGYASDTANITRREDYVSLRATRMAAEMAYKRAHIEPRDVEVAEVHDCFTIAEVMAYEDLGFTPKGTGGKFIEEGQSDIGGRVAVNLSGGLLGKGHPLGATGLAMIYELVKQLREERERGRQAPLRKYVALAHNIGGTGHYGYVTILRR
- a CDS encoding MqnA/MqnD/SBP family protein, with product MLVIGDEALRLVDRGVPYIVDVGELWSRVTGKPLVYAVMVARVGTHTGFINYVINEIEKSLRRFEEDPEEVINYTGSRLGVSRELIREYFRSIRYRVDDEVLEAIETELEILKLPNCLRTMTQETPN